The Coleofasciculus sp. FACHB-T130 genome includes a region encoding these proteins:
- a CDS encoding DUF4242 domain-containing protein, which yields MVRVLVEKIFEPPITEQKWNHDLEIGIPCHRAHNVHWIRSMMARDRAKVICEFEAPDAETVRKSFRKAGLPFARIWTVDILEPSVGSNVSTLSNCS from the coding sequence ATGGTTCGTGTCCTTGTAGAAAAGATATTTGAGCCACCGATCACCGAACAGAAGTGGAACCACGATCTTGAGATCGGAATACCTTGTCACCGGGCACACAATGTTCATTGGATTCGCTCAATGATGGCACGCGATCGGGCTAAAGTAATTTGCGAATTTGAGGCACCTGATGCTGAGACTGTCCGGAAGTCCTTTCGGAAAGCGGGCTTACCCTTCGCCCGGATCTGGACAGTTGATATTTTGGAACCATCTGTTGGATCAAATGTATCAACCCTGTCTAATTGCTCTTAA